One Cyprinus carpio isolate SPL01 unplaced genomic scaffold, ASM1834038v1 S000006615, whole genome shotgun sequence genomic region harbors:
- the LOC122134590 gene encoding LOW QUALITY PROTEIN: connector enhancer of kinase suppressor of ras 2-like (The sequence of the model RefSeq protein was modified relative to this genomic sequence to represent the inferred CDS: deleted 1 base in 1 codon): MALVMEPISKWSPKQVLDWMKGLDDCLLQYMRTFEREQITGEQLLHITHQELEELGVTRIGHQELILEAVDLLCALNYGLETENLRTLSHKLNASAKNLQNFITGRRRGGHYDGRVSRRLPNDFLTSVVDLIGAAKNLLAWLDRSPFVSVSEYSVLKNNIVQLCLELTTIVQQDCTVYETENKILHVCKTLSGICEHIISLSSDSLVSQSAHLEVVHLTNVMPSEGLGMYIKSTYDGLHVITGTTENSPADHCKKIHAGDEVIQVNHQTVVGWQLKNLVNCLREDPGGVILTLKKRPQNTLGSTPALLKNARWKPLALQPLSTSPCSGSPTPPSTLGSVGLSPGVDTPGGHDVFILSPVYGHREDDLDRGGFGVFGSDSPGYYVEQEVLGGQYFPLLEEDSGRNTGLRRRDRTPTHSDIRQVSMGTEWLAEPQESGVYKRGSRDSDSSLLRFLSDDRILLIQEEAEFSQRDTSRRSRKKSRNPSSPSFPISPSMLAPPVRLDTGPPEGLPFPVPDSNTMPHYHRAADTLRADADRYASSGLDRQAGASMRKSVHYASLRIKSRKKSKGSLSSASRRRIACKDLGHGDCEGWLWKKKDATGYFTQKWKKYWFVLKDSNLYWYTNQNDEKAEGFICLPEFRIDRAIECRRKHAFKACHPKIKSFFFATDHLEEMNRWMNRLGLAAIGYTPDDPVPRPDEDYWSESDQDEADGSMTLKQEATYHHNPSATSSSPFPERHFSSGSTFSHSSAEESHSSCRSSHRERRSWQDLIETPLTSTGLHYLQTTEAEEPALLTPDKHRQATLPAQRRRPLERDGPFPLTDSEESRPRHHNHKQRSQSLPRHRDTHGHSHRSARTHAHAHTHGTLRPRTHLHEEEEEEEEEEKQVRKSSSRRPESEEKVSDGTDGLQELYRSLEQASLSAFGQQRPSTKQEFRRSFVKRSNDPATNERLHRIRVLRSTLKAKEGDLAIISQLLDDPCLTSRKFREWKQRNHELFLDVCEFSSAPLEPPSESNDLSPLSPTLMMHTHSFIETHV; the protein is encoded by the exons ggttAGACGACTGTTTGCTGCAGTATATGAGGACGTTTGAGAGAGAGCAGATAACCGGAGAGCAGCTGCTTCACATCACCCATCAGGAGCTGGAAGAGCTTGGCGTGACCCGCATCGGACACCAGGAGCTCATTCTGGAGGCTGTGGACTTACTCTGcgcactg AACTATGGTCTAGAGACCGAGAATTTGCGGACTTTGTCACACAAACTCAATGCATCCGCTAAGAATCTACAGAACTTTATCACGGGCCGCCGTCGCGGGGGCCATTATGACGGACGGGTGTCGCGACGCCTTCCCAACGACTTCCTGACTTCAGTTGTTGACCTCATCGGAGCAGCTAAAAATCTACTAGCCTGGCTGGACAG GTCTCCATTTGTCAGTGTTTCTGAGTACTCAGTGCTGAAGAACAACATTGTTCAGCTCTGTCTAGAGCTAACCACCATAgtacagcag GATTGCACAGTGTATGAAACTGAGAATAAGATTCTACATGTG TGCAAGACTCTATCAGGTATCTGTGAGCACATTATTTCATTGTCGTCCGATTCGTTGGTGTCACAGTCTGCCCACTTAGAGGTTGTCCATCTGACGAACGTAATGCCTAGCGAGGGCCTG GGCATGTACATCAAGTCAACATATGACGGTCTTCATGTGATCACTGGGACCACAGAGAAT tcTCCTGCAGATCATTGTAAGAAGATCCACGCCGGTGACGAGGTCATTCAGGTCAATCACCAAACTGTG GTGGGCTGGCAGTTGAAGAATTTGGTCAACTGTCTCCGTGAGGATCCGGGTGGAGTCATCCTCACACTGAAGAAGAGGCCACAGAACACTCTGGGCTCCACCCCTGCACTGCTGAAGAACGCCCGCTGGAAACCACTCgccctgcag CCACTGTCCACCAGTCCTTGCAGTGGTTCTCCCACTCCACCCAGCACGCTTGGGTCAGTGGGCCTGTCACCTGGAGTGGACACACCTGGGGGACATGATGTTTTTATTCTTTCCCCTGTCTACGGACACAG AGAGGATGATCTGGATCGGGGTGGGTTTGGTGTGTTTGGCTCGGATTCCCCGGGGTATTATGTAGAACAGGAAGTACTGGGGGGTCAGTACTTCCCCCTCCTGGAAGAGGATTCTGGGAGAAATACCGGACTGCGACGCAGAGACCGGACTCCAACTCACA GTGATATCCGGCAGGTTTCAATGGGAACTGAATGGCTGGCAGAGCCTCAAGAATCTGGAGTTTACAAAAGAGGAAGCAGAG ATTCGGATTCCTCCCTCTTGCGGTTCCTCAGTGATGATAGGATTTTGTTGATCCAGGAAGAGGCAGAGTTTTCCCAGCGTGACACAAGCAGGCGATCCAGGAAGAAGAGCCGAAATCCCAGCAGTCCCAGTTTTCCCATTAGTCCCTCTATGCTTGCCCCTCCCGTGCGTCTGGACACAGGTCCCCCTGAGGGGCTGCCCTTCCCCGTGCCCGACTCTAATACGATGCCACACTACCAT AGAGCTGCAGACACACTTCGAGCAGATGCTGATAG ATATGCCAGTTCAGGACTGGACCGACAAGCAGGTGCATCAATGAGGAAG TCTGTACATTATGCCTCTCTGAGGATCAAGTCCAGGAAAAAAAGCAAAG gttccCTCAGTAGTGCCAGCAGGAGGCGTATTGCCTGCAAAGATCTGGGTCATGGTGACTGTGAAGGCTGGCTATGGAAAAAGAAGGATGCCACCGGCTACTTCACACAGAAATGGAAGAAGTACTGGTTCGTTCTCAAAGACTCCAACCTGTACTGG TACACCAATCAGAAC gATGAGAAAGCAGAGGGCTTCATCTGTCTGCCAGAGTTTCGGATAGACAGAGCAATTGAGTGCAGGAGGAAACA tgcCTTCAAAGCATGTCATCCCAAAATTAAGAGTTTCTTTTTTGCTACAGATCATTTAGAGGAGATGAACCG GTGGATGAACCGTTTAGGCTTGGCTGCGATTGGCTACACGCCTGATGATCCGGTACCGCGTCCTGATGAAG attactgGAGTGAGAGTGACCAGGATGAGGCTGATGGCTCTATGACACTCAAACAGGAAGCCACTTACCACCACAACCCCTCT GCAACTTCGTCCAGTCCATTTCCTGAACGCCATTTTTCCAGTGGCTCCACATTCTCGCATTCCTCCGCCGAAGAGTCCCATTCTTCCTGCCGATCCTCCCATCGAGAACGCCGCTCATGGCAGGACCTGATTGAAACTCCTTTGACCAGCACAGGCCTACACTACCTTCAGACCACAGAAGCGGAGGAGCCAGCCCTGCTGACACCTGACAAGCACCGACAGGCCACGCTCCCCGCCCAGCGCCGGCGTCCTCTGGAACGTGACGGGCCGTTTCCGTTGACGGACAGTGAAGAGTCCCGGCCTCGCCATCACAATCACAAGCAGCGTAGTCAGAGCCTCCCTCGCCATCGCGACACACACGGACACTCGCACCGCAGCGCCCGTACACAcgctcacgcgcacacacacggcACTCTGAGGCCAAGAACTCATCTccatgaggaagaggaggaggaagaggaggaggaaaagcAGGTTCGCAAATCTAGCAGCAGGAGGCCTGAGAGCGAAGAGAAAGTGTCCGATGGCACGGATGGCCTGCAGGAGCTGTACCGATCGTTAGAGCAGGCCAGTCTCTCGGCTTTTGGCCAGCAGAGGCCTTCCACCAAACAAGAGTTCAGACGCTCCTTCGTCAAACGCAGCAATGACCCTGCCACAAATGAACGACTGCACCGTATACGGGTTCTCCGCTCCACGCTAAAG GCAAAGGAGGGCGACTTGGCGATAATCAGTCAGTTGCTGGACGACCCTTGTTTGACCTCGAGGAAGTTTCGTGAATGGAAGCAACGTAACCATGAGCTCTTCCTGGATGTCTGTGAGTTCAGTTCTGCCCCACTGGAACCGCCCAGCGAGTCCAACGACCTTTCACCTCTCTCGCCAACGCTGATGATGCACACTCACTCTTTCATAGAAACACACGTGTGA